From one Meles meles chromosome 18, mMelMel3.1 paternal haplotype, whole genome shotgun sequence genomic stretch:
- the ODF4 gene encoding outer dense fiber protein 4, whose translation MSSLRQEKKGMNTGNLEGKGVAENQVGVVKSREARGQNSFSEPSGSRQGLEDKHSELRRLSLLPLCWRITHSSRWIVQVLASELSLVAFALLLLMVFSKKWLEPSRSRFYQRWPTNVSAGIYTATHVMSMGLLQICRSNGCFHSENWKDSYKLWTNHPIFGAAVITFCLTLVLGFLFTIWLHLPYIPGLQRLPCFSWVGTIMSFFEVFLIFFSMMLFPINLWIFELKRNLSIPIGWSYFIGWLVFVLYVACAALCYFNHKHFWRVILNRPSGTVLCSNFSSPKQNLETKPVVSHSSVDQGDVRDPEQKEASP comes from the exons ATGAGTTCCCTGCGTCAGGAAAAGAAAGGGATGAACACCGGAAacttggaagggaagggggttgcTGAGAATCAGGTTGGGGTGGTGAAGAGTCGAGAAGCCAGGGGACAGAACTCGTTCTCTGAGCCCAGCGGGAGCAGGCAGGGGCTCGAGGATAAGCACTCAGAGCTCCGGAGGCTCTCTTTGTTACCCCTGTGCTGGAGAATTACCCACAGCTCCCGCTGGATAGTGCAGGTGCTGGCCTCCGAGCTCAGCCTGGTCGCCTTCGCCCTGCTGCTGCTCATGGTCTTCTCCAAGAAATGGCTGGAGCCCTCTAGAAGCCGCTTCTACCAGCGTTGGCCCACCAACGTCAGCGCCGGAATCTACACGGCCACCCACGTCATGTCCATGGGGCTCCTGCAGATCTGCAGATCCAACGGCTGTTTCCACTCAGAAAACTGGAAAG ATAGTTATAAGCTGTGGACCAATCACCCAATCTTCGGGGCAGCCGTGATAACTTTCTGCCTGACGCTGGTGCTGGGCTTTCTCTTCACCATCTGGTTGCACCTGCCGTACATACCCGGTCTTCAAAGACTGCCCTGCTTCAGCTGGGTTGGGACCATCATGAGCTTCTTTGAAG ttttccttattttcttctccaTGATGTTGTTCCCTATTAACCTCTGGATCTTTGAGTTGAAGAGGAATTTATCAATCCCCATCGGCTGGAGCTATTTCATAGGCTGGCTGGTGTTTGTCCTCTATGTCGCCTGTG CGGCCCTGTGCTACTTCAACCATAAACATTTCTGGAGGGTGATTTTGAACCGTCCCTCTGGCACCGTGCTCTGTAGCAACTTCTCCAGCCCCAAACAAAACTTGGAGACGAAGCCAGTTGTCTCACACAGCTCGGTCGACCAGGGGGACGTCCGGGATCCTGAGCAAAAGGAGGCATCTCCATAA
- the ARHGEF15 gene encoding rho guanine nucleotide exchange factor 15: MSAQSLPAATPPTQKPPRIIRPRPPSRPRAAQSPGAHHNGSSPQEPALTSNDAPTPVGTPIHWDPPASSLKSPALLPPSASKASLDSQTSPDSPSSTPSPASRRSVTPEPAPRSPVPPPKPSGSHTLPLLPTPGAPHQGGSASAPGTVRRLAGRFEWGTESSRVQAAEALESGPQGAADVNGEREAPQGNLAANGSQENGAPDAGLACPPCCPCICHIGRPGLELRWVPVGGYEDGPRAFCRASPLRASRSRPSPPSIGLPPVVLTSYRSTAEHKLLPPLKAPKPTWVRQDTTVSRDPPQPDLDPPSEDGVHTGDNPDETPQDTPPGTTEGRDKETLEELKEQNWELPLQDEPLYQNYRAAVLSEELWGVSEDGCPSPTTPGEGSTFARPPGPRNTLWQELPAVRASGLLDTLSAQERRMQESLFEVVTSEASYLRSLRLLTDTFVLSQALRDTLTPRDHHTLFSNVQRVQGVSERFLGTLLSRVRSSPHISDLCDVVHDHAVGPFSVYVDYVRNQQYQEETYSRLMDTNVRFSAELRRLQSLPKCERLPLPSFLLLPFQRITRLRMLLQNILRQTEEGSSRQENAQKALGAVSKIIERCSAEVGRMKQTEELIRLTQRLRFHKVKALPLVSWSRRLELQGELTELGCRRGGVLFTSRPRFTPLCLLLFSDLLLITQPKSGQRLQVLDYAHRSLVQAQQVPDPSGPPTFRLSLLSNHQGRPTHRLLQAPSLSDMQRWLGAFPTPGPLPCSPDTVYEDCDCSQELCSEPSAATRTEGRSLESRAPPKHPHKSPEGWLKGFPGAFPAQLVCEVTGEHERRKHLRQHQRLLEAVGPSGSPSTPPP, translated from the exons ATGTCAGCGCAGTCTCTACCCGCAGCAACACCCCCTACCCAGAAGCCCCCTCGGATCAtccgcccccgccccccttcTCGACCCCGGGCTGCCCAGTCCCCGGGGGCTCACCACAACGGCTCATCTCCCCAAGAACCTGCCCTCACCTCCAATGATGCACCAACCCCAGTGGGCACCCCCATCCACTGGGacccccctgcctcctccctcaagtcccctgccctcctgcctccatCAGCTTCTAAAGCCAGCCTGGACTCCCAGACTTCCCCGGACTCGCCTTCTAGCACCCCCAGTCCCGCGTCCAGGCGCTCCGTCACCCCAGAACCTGCTCCCCGGTCTCCAGTCCCCCCACCCAAACCCTCCGGGTCACAcactctgcccctgctccccacgCCTGGGGCCCCCCACCAGGGCGGCTCTGCCTCAGCCCCGGGCACTGTGCGGAGACTGGCTGGCAGGTTTGAATGGGGGACTGAAAGCAGCAGGGTCCAGGCTGCCGAGGCCTTGGAGTCGGGTCCCCAAGGGGCAGCGGATGTGAACGGGGAGAGAGAGGCTCCACAGGGCAACCTTGCTGCGAATGGATCCCAGGAGAACGGCGCTCCGG atgctggcctggcctgccctccTTGCTGCCCGTGTATCTGTCACATAGGCCGGCCTGGCCTCGAGCTCCGCTGGGTGCCTGTGGGGGGCTATGAGGATGGCCCCAGAGCTTTCTGCCGCGCCTCCCCACTGAGGGCCTCCCGCTCTCGCCCCAGCCCTCCAAGCATCGGTCTCCCCCCAGTGGTCCTGACGTCCTACCGCTCCACCGCCGAGCACAAACTCCTTCCGCCCCTCAAAGCCCCCAAACCAACTTGGGTCAGGCAGGACACCACCGTCTCCAGGGACCCCCCCCAGCCAGATCTCGATCCACCCTCCGAAGATGGAGTCCATACAG GGGACAATCCTGATGAAACTCCTCAGGACACTCCTCCAGGGACAACGGAGGGCAG AGACAAGGAGACGCTGGAGGAGCTGAAGGAACAGAACTGGGAGCTGCCCCTGCAGGATG AGCCCCTGTACCAGAACTATCGAGCAGCTGTGCTGTCCGAGGAGCTCTGGGGGGTCAGCGAGGACGGGTGTCCCTCCCCCACAACCCCTGGCGAAGGTTCCACCTTTGCACGGCCCCCTGGACCTCGCAACACACTGTGGCAGGAGCTTCCGGCCGTCCGAGCCAGCGGCCTCCTGGACACGCTGAGCGCCCAGGAGAGGCGCATGCAGGAG AGCCTGTTCGAGGTGGTGACATCGGAGGCCTCCTACCTGCGCTCGCTGCGGCTGCTGACGGACACCTTCGTGCTGAGCCAGGCTCTCCGGGACACGCTCACCCCCCGGGACCACCACACCCTCTTCTCCAACGTGCAGCGAGTCCAGGGAGTCAGCGAGCG GTTTCTAGGGACGCTCCTGTCCCGTGTGCGCTCTTCCCCCCACATCAGCGACCTTTGTGACGTGGTGCACGACCACGCCGTGGGTCCCTTTTCTGTGTACGTGGATTACGTGCGGAACCAGCAATACCAGGAGGAGACCTACAGCCGCCTTAT GGACACGAACGTGCGCTTCTCTGCGGAGCTGAGGCGCCTGCAGAGCCTCCCGAAATGCGAGCGGCTGCCCCTGCCATCCTTCCTGCTGCTGCCTTTCCAGCGTATCACCAGGCTCCGTATGCTGCTGCAG AATATTCTGCGCCAGACAGAGGAGGGGTCCAGCCGCCAGGAGAATGCACAGAAAGCCCTGGGTGCTGTCAGCAAG ATCATTGAGCGTTGCAGCGCTGAGGTGGGGCGCATGAAGCAGACGGAGGAGCTGATCCGTCTCACCCAGAGGCTGCGCTTTCACAAAGTCAAG gccctgcccttgGTGTCCTGGTCCCGGCGCCTGGAGCTGCAGGGGGAGCTGACTGAGCTCGGCTGCCGGAGGGGTGGAGTGCTGTTCACCTCCCGCCCCCGCTtcacccccctctgcctgctgctgttcAGCGACCTGCTGCTCATCACTCAGCCCAAGAG CGGGCAGCGGCTACAAGTTCTGGACTATGCCCATCGCTCCCTGGTCCAGGCCCAGCAGGTTCCAGACCCATCCGGACCCCCCACATTCCGCCTCTCCCTTCTCAGCAACCACCAGGGCCGCCCCACTCACCGGCTCCTGCAAGCTCCGTCCCT aTCTGACATGCAGCGCTGGCTGGGAGCCTTCCCAACCCCGGGCCCCCTACCCTGCTCCCCGGATACTGTCTATGAGGACTGTG ACTGCTCCCAGGAACTGTGTTCAGAGCCTTCTGCAGCGACCAGGACGGAGGGACGAAGTCTGGAGTCCAGGGCTCCCCCCAAGCACCCACACAAGAGCCCCGAAG gCTGGCTGAAGGGGTTTCCGGGGGCCTTCCCTGCCCAGTTGGTGTGTGAAGTCACAGGGGAGCACGAGAGGAGGAAGCACCTCCGCCAGCACCAAAGGCTCCTCGAGGCTGTTGGGCCTTCGGGCTCCCCCAGTACCCCCCCACCCTAA